The following proteins are encoded in a genomic region of Nitratireductor sp. GISD-1A_MAKvit:
- the ilvD gene encoding dihydroxy-acid dehydratase: MAANNRSKTITQGIERSPNRAMYYALGYREEDFARPMIGIANGHSTITPCNAGLQPLADAAVEAVREAGGNPQTFGVPTISDGMSMGTEGMKYSLVSREVIADCVETTVQGQWMDGVLVIGGCDKNKPGGMIGIARANVPAIYVYGGTILPGRLNGRDLNLVSAFEAVGALKAGKITREEFEAIEKNAIPGTGACGGMYTANTMSSSFEALGMSLLGSSTMANVHEEKRLSAARSAHVLLDAVRAGRRPRDIITRKSVENAIALVMATGGSTNAVLHYLAICRAAEVEWTLDDFERIRRRVPVLCDLKPSGRYMAVDLHRAGGVPQVLKILLEHGLLNGHCLTITGRSLEEELKDIPEAPSPNQDVIRPIEAPLYATGHLAILKGNLAEDGAVAKITGLKSASITGPARVFEDEQSAMDAILSDTIRPGDVMVLRYLGPKGGPGMPEMLAPSSALIGRGLGEKVGLITDGRFSGGSWGLLVGHVTPEAHEGGTIALVQEGDSITIDATRQLLQLNVEEEELERRREAWRKPPPRYRNGILAKFSKLAAPASRGALTE, translated from the coding sequence TATCGGGAGGAAGACTTTGCCCGCCCCATGATCGGCATTGCCAACGGCCACTCCACCATCACACCCTGCAATGCCGGCCTGCAGCCCCTTGCAGACGCGGCCGTGGAAGCCGTGCGCGAAGCCGGCGGCAACCCGCAGACATTCGGTGTGCCCACCATTTCGGATGGCATGTCCATGGGCACCGAAGGCATGAAATACTCACTGGTTTCACGCGAAGTGATTGCCGATTGCGTGGAAACAACCGTTCAGGGACAGTGGATGGATGGCGTTCTCGTCATCGGCGGCTGCGACAAGAACAAGCCCGGCGGCATGATCGGCATTGCCCGTGCCAATGTGCCGGCCATCTATGTGTATGGCGGCACGATCCTGCCCGGCCGCCTGAATGGCCGTGACCTCAATCTCGTTTCTGCCTTCGAAGCCGTCGGCGCACTCAAGGCAGGTAAAATCACCCGCGAAGAATTCGAAGCCATCGAAAAAAACGCCATCCCCGGCACCGGAGCCTGTGGTGGCATGTACACGGCAAATACGATGAGCTCCTCATTCGAGGCGCTCGGCATGTCGCTCCTCGGCTCGTCCACCATGGCCAATGTCCATGAAGAAAAGCGCCTCTCGGCAGCCCGCTCGGCCCATGTCCTGCTTGATGCCGTACGCGCAGGCCGCAGACCCCGCGACATCATCACCCGCAAAAGCGTGGAAAACGCAATCGCGCTTGTCATGGCAACGGGCGGATCCACGAACGCCGTGTTGCACTATCTTGCGATCTGTCGCGCCGCAGAAGTCGAATGGACACTCGACGATTTCGAGCGCATCCGACGCAGGGTCCCGGTTCTGTGCGATCTCAAACCATCCGGCCGATACATGGCTGTCGATCTTCATCGCGCGGGCGGAGTGCCACAGGTGTTGAAGATTCTCCTTGAGCACGGCCTTCTCAATGGCCATTGCCTGACGATCACCGGGCGTAGCCTCGAAGAAGAACTGAAAGACATCCCCGAAGCCCCATCGCCGAATCAGGATGTCATTCGCCCCATCGAGGCACCGCTCTATGCCACGGGCCATCTGGCGATCCTGAAAGGCAACCTCGCCGAAGATGGTGCGGTCGCCAAGATCACCGGTCTCAAATCGGCCAGCATCACCGGCCCTGCCCGTGTGTTTGAAGACGAGCAATCGGCCATGGACGCCATCCTGTCCGACACGATCCGCCCGGGCGACGTGATGGTGTTGCGATATCTCGGGCCGAAAGGGGGCCCCGGCATGCCTGAAATGCTCGCACCCAGCTCCGCCCTCATCGGGCGCGGGCTCGGCGAGAAGGTGGGGCTCATCACCGACGGCCGCTTCTCCGGCGGGTCCTGGGGCCTTCTCGTCGGGCATGTCACCCCGGAAGCCCACGAAGGCGGGACAATCGCACTGGTGCAGGAAGGCGATTCCATCACCATCGACGCCACCCGTCAGCTCCTGCAGCTGAATGTCGAGGAGGAGGAGCTTGAAAGGCGACGCGAAGCCTGGCGCAAACCCCCGCCACGCTATCGCAATGGCATTCTGGCCAAGTTCTCAAAACTTGCCGCACCCGCAAGCCGGGGTGCATTGACTGAATAG